From a single Sparus aurata chromosome 13, fSpaAur1.1, whole genome shotgun sequence genomic region:
- the LOC115594153 gene encoding cytokine receptor common subunit gamma-like: MPTRLLLLLCLTGLVFAKKPPDVDCYVVHMEYVHCSWNKQGTPEVNYTFHGRFGSAPWRECTMYLSENGTITGCNHLYQNINDRFGSFYTILKHGSDESKKQHELRYKVKLYPPTNLTVKLGSDSNLWFYWNQSHSGCVESEVRYRINNKTWNSDPVSTGIQYYCINLPSNSSLYEVQVRSKFGRNCAESQIWSEWSQPVAWGANNSTDESKPKDSSMSAWTPVRYVLGALTLILMVMMLLHYERVRNRLMPVVLTPKFNQEWPSLPKPFYPDYTERVCPVRDYTLVSQSSSDSSDCSTSSVTTDQTDCSIPMPLDGSDLSTSCSSSTSTVSVSSEGPEKVSV; the protein is encoded by the exons ATGCCGACTCGCCTGCTTTTACTTCTCTGTCTGACTGGACTTGTGTTTGCCAAGAAACCACCAG ATGTAGACTGTTACGTGGTGCATATGGAATATGTTCACTGTTCCTGGAACAAGCAGGGGACTCCAGAAGTCAACTACACCTTCCACGGCCG GTTCGGATCTGCCCCCTGGCGTGAGTGCACCATGTATCTGTCAGAGAACGGTACAATCACTGGATGTAACCATCTCTATCAGAACATAAACGACAGGTTCGGTTCATTTTACACCATACTGAAACATGGCAGTGACGAATCCAAGAAGCAGCATGAGCTTAGATACAAAG TCAAGTTATATCCACCAACCAACCTGACTGTCAAGCTTGGATCCGACAGTAACCTGTGGTTCTACTGGAACCAGAGTCATTCAGGCTGTGTGGAGAGTGAAGTACGCTACAGGATCAATAACAAGACCTGGAAT TCAGATCCTGTCAGTACTGGGATTCAGTACTACTGCATCAACTTGCCCTCCAACAGTTCACTTTATGAGGTTCAGGTCCGGAGCAAATTTGGGAGAAACTGTGCAGAATCTCAGATCTGGAGCGAGTGGAGTCAGCCTGTTGCCTGGGGAGCCAACAACAGCACAG ACGAATCAAAACCAAAGGACAGCTCGATGTCTGCGTGGACCCCGGTGAGGTACGTGCTGGGCGCTCTCACCCTCATCCTAATGGTCATGATGCTGCTGCACTATGAAAG GGTCAGAAACAGACTGATGCCGGTGGTCCTCACGCCGAAATTCAATCAG gaATGGCCCAGCCTCCCAAAACCTTTTTACCCTGACTACACCGAGCGGGTCTGTCCCGTCCGCGACTACACTCTTGTCTCCCAGTCCAGCAGCGACAGCTCCgactgctccacctcctccgtcACCACCGACCAAACCGACTGCTCCATCCCCATGCCTCTGGACGGGTCAGACCTGTCTACCTCCTGCTCCTCGTCCACCTCCACAGTGTCTGTCTCATCTGAGGGGCCGGAGAAGGTTTCTGTTTAG